The proteins below are encoded in one region of Lagenorhynchus albirostris chromosome 7, mLagAlb1.1, whole genome shotgun sequence:
- the MRPL41 gene encoding large ribosomal subunit protein mL41, giving the protein MGLLSGAARALVRGADRMSKWTSKRGPRTFYKSRGAKGIGFRGRDGKFVQVKEMVPELVVPDLAGFKLKPYVNYRAPEGTDVPLTAKQLFLETAAPAIEKDFKAGTFDPERLDKYGFEPTQEGKLFQLYPKNFPR; this is encoded by the coding sequence ATGGGCCTCCTGAGCGGGGCGGCTCGCGCCCTGGTGCGGGGCGCCGACCGAATGAGCAAGTGGACCAGCAAGCGGGGCCCGCGCACCTTCTACAAGAGCCGCGGCGCCAAGGGCATCGGCTTCCGGGGCCGCGACGGCAAGTTCGTGCAGGTCAAGGAAATGGTCCCGGAGCTGGTGGTCCCCGATCTGGCCGGCTTCAAGCTCAAGCCGTACGTGAACTACCGCGCCCCGGAGGGCACAGACGTTCCCCTGACGGCCAAGCAGCTCTTTCTGGAGACAGCGGCACCTGCTATCGAGAAGGACTTCAAGGCCGGGACTTTCGACCCTGAGCGCCTGGACAAGTACGGCTTTGAGCCCACGCAGGAAGGCAAGCTCTTCCAGCTGTACCCCAAGAACTTCCCGCGCTAG